One stretch of Amycolatopsis tolypomycina DNA includes these proteins:
- a CDS encoding glycoside hydrolase family 65 protein: MTEPHGYECAPWALRWRGMDVDALQRTESAFAVSNGHIGLRGTLEEAEPRGLPGTYLNGFYEQHELPYAEAGYGYPEEGQTVVNVTDGKIIRLLVEDEPLDMRYGAATAHDRVLDFRKGTLSRTTEWSSPTGRRVRVRTERLVSFTQRAIAAIRYEVEPLDEDLQLVVQSDLLANEPIESDTSDPRVAAALESPLVGQFHRASEYNAVLVHQTRRSGLRMAAAMDHKIEVDDGIRARIHAEEDLARLTVAVDVPKGGRLWITKFLAYGWSAQRSVPALRSQVEAALAGARQTGWKGLLTEQREFLDDYWRTSDIEIEGDPELQQAVRFALFHILQAGARGESRAIAGKGLTGPGYDGHAFWDTESFVLPVLTYTIPDAARDALRWRHSTMDKARERAHQLGLRGAAFPWRSINGAECSAYWPAGTAAFHVSADIADAVVRYLNATGDEQFERDYGTELLLETARLWASLGHHDRHGTFRIDGVTGPDEYSAVADNNVYTNLMARRNLQAAAESCERHPDVAARFGVDTVELDSWRAAAAAMFLPYDAELGVHPQSEGFLDHDEWDYENTDQAHYPLLLHYPYFDLYRKQVVKQADLVLALHLCGDSFSQEEKARNFAYYEARTVRDSSLSAGTQAVIAAEVGHLELAYDYLAEAALTDLHDVHNNVRNGLHMASLAGAWQGAVAGFGGLRDHGGTLAFAPRLPAQLGRITFRLMFRGTRFQVEIDPDQATYHVLDGEPIDVLHHGERITLTPEPQRFAIPKIDAGEPPKQPPGRAPMRRDSEKVRQYAEPSNPITESYSG, encoded by the coding sequence ATGACCGAACCGCACGGCTACGAGTGCGCGCCCTGGGCCCTGCGGTGGCGCGGCATGGACGTCGACGCCCTGCAGCGCACCGAATCGGCGTTCGCGGTGTCCAACGGCCACATCGGCCTGCGCGGCACCCTCGAGGAGGCCGAGCCGCGCGGGCTGCCCGGCACGTACCTGAACGGCTTCTACGAGCAGCACGAACTCCCCTACGCCGAAGCGGGCTACGGCTACCCCGAAGAGGGCCAGACGGTCGTCAACGTCACCGACGGCAAGATCATCCGGCTGCTCGTCGAGGACGAACCGCTCGACATGCGCTACGGCGCGGCCACCGCACACGACCGCGTCCTCGACTTCCGCAAGGGCACGCTGAGCCGGACCACGGAATGGTCGTCGCCGACCGGGCGGCGGGTCCGCGTGCGCACCGAGCGGCTGGTGTCGTTCACCCAGCGCGCGATCGCCGCGATCCGCTACGAGGTCGAGCCGCTCGACGAGGACCTGCAGCTGGTCGTCCAGTCCGACCTGCTGGCCAACGAGCCGATCGAGTCCGACACCAGCGACCCGCGGGTCGCCGCCGCGCTGGAATCCCCGCTGGTGGGCCAGTTCCACCGCGCGTCGGAGTACAACGCCGTGCTGGTGCACCAGACCCGCCGGTCCGGACTGCGGATGGCCGCGGCGATGGACCACAAGATCGAGGTGGACGACGGGATCCGCGCCCGCATCCACGCCGAGGAGGACCTCGCCCGGCTGACCGTCGCGGTCGACGTGCCGAAGGGCGGGCGGCTGTGGATCACCAAGTTCCTCGCCTACGGCTGGTCGGCGCAGCGCTCGGTGCCGGCGCTGCGTTCGCAGGTCGAGGCGGCGCTGGCCGGCGCCCGCCAGACGGGCTGGAAGGGCCTGCTCACCGAGCAGCGCGAGTTCCTCGACGACTATTGGCGGACGTCGGACATCGAGATCGAGGGCGATCCCGAGCTGCAGCAGGCCGTCCGGTTCGCCCTCTTCCACATCCTGCAGGCCGGGGCCCGCGGGGAAAGCCGCGCGATCGCCGGCAAGGGGCTGACCGGGCCCGGCTACGACGGGCACGCCTTCTGGGACACCGAATCCTTCGTCCTGCCGGTGCTCACCTACACGATCCCCGACGCGGCGCGCGACGCGCTGCGCTGGCGTCACTCCACAATGGACAAGGCGCGGGAACGCGCGCACCAGCTGGGGTTGCGCGGCGCGGCGTTCCCGTGGCGGTCGATCAACGGCGCCGAGTGCTCGGCGTACTGGCCGGCCGGCACGGCGGCGTTCCACGTCAGCGCGGACATCGCCGACGCCGTCGTGCGCTACCTCAACGCGACCGGCGACGAGCAGTTCGAACGCGACTACGGCACCGAACTGCTGCTGGAAACCGCGCGGCTGTGGGCGTCACTGGGCCACCACGACCGGCACGGCACCTTCCGCATCGACGGCGTCACCGGCCCGGACGAGTACTCGGCCGTGGCGGACAACAACGTCTACACGAACCTGATGGCGCGGCGGAACCTGCAGGCGGCGGCGGAATCGTGCGAGCGGCACCCCGACGTGGCGGCACGCTTCGGCGTCGACACCGTCGAGCTGGACTCCTGGCGCGCGGCCGCCGCGGCGATGTTCCTGCCCTACGACGCCGAACTCGGCGTGCACCCGCAGTCGGAGGGGTTCCTCGACCACGACGAGTGGGACTACGAGAACACCGACCAGGCGCACTACCCGCTGCTGCTGCACTACCCGTACTTCGACCTGTACCGCAAGCAGGTCGTGAAGCAGGCGGACCTGGTGCTGGCGCTGCACCTGTGCGGCGATTCCTTCAGCCAGGAGGAGAAGGCCCGCAACTTCGCCTACTACGAAGCACGGACCGTGCGCGATTCCTCGCTGTCGGCCGGGACGCAGGCGGTCATCGCGGCCGAGGTCGGCCACCTCGAGCTGGCGTACGACTACCTCGCCGAAGCGGCGCTGACCGACCTGCACGACGTGCACAACAACGTCCGCAACGGCCTGCACATGGCGTCGCTGGCCGGGGCGTGGCAGGGCGCGGTGGCCGGGTTCGGCGGGCTGCGCGACCACGGCGGGACGCTCGCGTTCGCGCCACGGCTGCCCGCGCAGCTGGGCCGGATCACCTTCCGGCTGATGTTCCGCGGCACCCGGTTCCAGGTCGAGATCGACCCCGACCAGGCCACCTACCACGTGCTCGACGGCGAGCCGATCGACGTGCTGCACCACGGCGAGCGCATCACGCTCACCCCGGAGCCGCAGCGGTTCGCGATCCCGAAGATCGACGCGGGCGAGCCGCCGAAGCAGCCGCCGGGCCGCGCCCCCATGCGGCGCGACTCGGAAAAGGTGCGTCAGTACGCGGAGCCGTCGAACCCGATCACTGAGAGTTATTCTGGTTAG
- a CDS encoding HAD family hydrolase — MTGLPETITACLFDLDGVLTGTAILHREAWKRTFDEFLRARDGAGFAEFTDHDYAAFVDGRPRADGVREFLRSRGIVLPEGTPDDPVDAPTVNGVGNRKNELVLKIIDERGVNPYPGSVRYLQAVKAAGLRIAVVTSSANGAKVLDGAELSQYVEARIDGIVIREQHLKGKPAPDSFLAGAAALGVEPAHAAVFEDAQSGVQAGKAGGFGYVVGVNRADQAAELRAHGADIVVDDLADLLEDR; from the coding sequence ATGACGGGATTGCCCGAGACCATCACCGCCTGCTTGTTCGACCTCGACGGAGTGCTGACCGGCACGGCGATCCTCCACCGCGAGGCCTGGAAACGGACGTTCGACGAGTTCCTCCGCGCCCGTGACGGCGCCGGGTTCGCGGAGTTCACCGACCACGACTACGCGGCTTTCGTGGACGGCCGCCCGCGCGCCGACGGCGTGCGGGAGTTCCTGCGGTCACGGGGGATCGTGCTGCCCGAGGGCACCCCGGACGACCCGGTGGACGCCCCCACCGTCAACGGCGTCGGCAACCGCAAGAACGAACTGGTCCTCAAGATCATCGACGAGCGCGGGGTCAACCCCTACCCCGGTTCGGTGCGCTACCTCCAGGCCGTCAAGGCCGCCGGCCTGCGCATCGCCGTCGTGACGTCGTCGGCCAACGGCGCCAAGGTGCTCGACGGCGCCGAGCTGAGCCAGTACGTCGAGGCCCGCATCGACGGCATCGTGATCCGCGAACAGCACCTGAAGGGCAAGCCGGCGCCGGACTCGTTCCTGGCCGGCGCCGCGGCGCTCGGCGTCGAACCCGCGCACGCGGCCGTCTTCGAGGACGCCCAGTCCGGCGTCCAGGCCGGCAAGGCCGGCGGCTTCGGGTACGTCGTGGGCGTGAACCGGGCCGACCAGGCCGCGGAACTGCGGGCGCACGGCGCCGACATCGTCGTCGACGACCTGGCCGACCTCCTGGAGGACCGATGA
- a CDS encoding ArsR/SmtB family transcription factor gives MDTDRKLIDPERVAAAVDGLGDRAVIDEWARRFSVVADPSRLALLVCIHYAREISVTDLAAATGMTDTAVSQALRLLRAHGLVTPQRTGRVVRYRLADATVHELIHRVRPHAANDREHR, from the coding sequence GTGGACACCGACCGCAAGCTGATCGACCCGGAACGCGTCGCGGCGGCGGTCGACGGTCTGGGCGACCGCGCCGTCATCGACGAATGGGCCCGGCGCTTCTCCGTGGTCGCCGACCCCTCGCGGCTCGCCCTGCTGGTCTGCATCCACTACGCCCGCGAGATCAGCGTCACCGACCTCGCCGCGGCCACCGGCATGACCGACACCGCGGTGTCGCAGGCCCTGCGGCTGCTGCGGGCCCACGGCCTGGTCACACCGCAACGCACCGGCCGTGTGGTGCGCTACCGGCTGGCGGACGCGACCGTGCACGAACTCATTCACCGAGTTCGGCCACACGCCGCGAACGACCGCGAACACCGGTAG
- a CDS encoding PaaI family thioesterase yields MTDVEAQVRSKTITWQDPLEAARLGATMSGLEYMRAIADGSVPPAPIAAHFGMRWESIKPGEVVAVAEPDESLYNPIGMVHGGVAATMLDSVVGCAVHTTLPAGVGYASVELKVSYLRAIHAGRGEIRATGRVVKEGSRIAFAEGEIRDAEGKLLATASGTCVITR; encoded by the coding sequence ATGACCGACGTCGAAGCCCAGGTCCGTTCGAAGACCATCACGTGGCAGGACCCCCTGGAAGCGGCTCGGCTGGGCGCCACGATGTCCGGCCTGGAGTACATGCGGGCGATCGCCGACGGCAGCGTCCCGCCGGCCCCGATCGCGGCGCACTTCGGCATGCGCTGGGAAAGCATCAAACCCGGCGAGGTCGTCGCGGTCGCCGAACCGGACGAGTCCCTGTACAACCCGATCGGCATGGTCCACGGCGGCGTGGCGGCGACGATGCTGGACTCGGTGGTCGGCTGCGCGGTCCACACGACACTCCCGGCCGGCGTCGGCTACGCGTCGGTGGAGCTCAAGGTGAGCTACCTGCGCGCGATCCACGCCGGCCGCGGCGAAATCCGCGCGACGGGCCGCGTCGTGAAGGAGGGGTCCCGGATCGCGTTCGCGGAGGGGGAGATCCGCGACGCCGAGGGCAAGCTGCTGGCCACGGCGTCGGGGACCTGCGTCATCACCCGCTGA